From the Billgrantia sulfidoxydans genome, one window contains:
- a CDS encoding DUF1326 domain-containing protein: MAKANWRLEGRWLKNCSCAYGCPCDFNAPPTHGECRGFLGMLIDDGFFEETRLDGLGFFVVVHFPGPLHEGNGEAQPIIDERATAEQREALFTIMSGEHSDEGTLFHIFNLIVTRMHDPIFAPIAFEFDQEARRARLGVPGVLESAVEPIKNPVTGAPHRIRVVMPEGFEHIEGEIASASIESHGAIDFSTHGSHSTLAYVVQTPQGVAA, translated from the coding sequence ATGGCCAAGGCAAACTGGCGTCTCGAAGGGCGATGGCTCAAGAACTGCAGCTGTGCGTACGGTTGTCCCTGCGACTTCAATGCACCCCCCACCCACGGCGAATGTCGCGGGTTCCTGGGCATGCTGATCGATGACGGCTTCTTCGAGGAGACCCGCCTGGATGGCCTGGGCTTCTTCGTCGTCGTGCATTTCCCCGGGCCGCTTCATGAAGGCAACGGCGAGGCGCAGCCGATCATCGATGAGCGGGCCACGGCGGAGCAGCGAGAGGCGCTGTTCACCATCATGTCCGGGGAGCATTCGGATGAGGGCACGCTGTTCCATATCTTCAACCTGATCGTGACCCGGATGCACGATCCCATCTTCGCGCCGATCGCGTTCGAGTTCGACCAGGAGGCCAGAAGGGCGCGCCTGGGCGTTCCCGGGGTCCTGGAGAGCGCTGTCGAGCCGATCAAGAACCCGGTGACCGGTGCACCGCACCGCATCCGGGTGGTGATGCCCGAGGGCTTCGAGCATATCGAGGGTGAGATCGCCTCGGCGAGCATCGAGAGCCATGGAGCGATCGACTTTTCCACCCACGGATCGCATAGCACCCTGGCGTACGTGGTGCAGACGCCCCAGGGCGTGGCGGCCTAG
- a CDS encoding aldehyde dehydrogenase, translating to MVSRTPSPRTLAEWQARAAELSFESRAFIDDAFVAAESGDTFESRNPATGEILAQVASCDAPDAARAVAAARQAFAGGAWSRLAPAKRKKTLLRLADLMEAHKHELALIDTLDMGKPISSSLGDMAGAIGCIRYQAECIDKLYGEVAPTGEETLALVLREPIGVVAAIVPWNFPLMMTAWKIAPALAAGNSVILKPSEKSPLSALRLAQLAQEAGLPKGVFQVLPGFGHTVGKALALSHEVDCLAFTGSTAVGKQLMQYAGQSNLKRVYLECGGKSPNLVFADCKDLDRVASHAAAAIFHNQGEVCIAGSRLLVENAIRDEVVERVLKAAESMQPGDPLDPASFMGAIVDEAQHRRILDYIRQGVEEGARLRTGGQSLEGPGLFIPPTVFDGVTPAMTIGREEIFGPVLAVFGFDSEEEAIAMANDTPYGLAAGLWSQDIDRILRVTRRLQSGQVFVNNWAGGDQTMPFGGVKQSGNGRDKSHHSLEEYSELKSVWIDLAP from the coding sequence ATCGTGAGCCGTACGCCATCCCCCCGCACCCTGGCCGAGTGGCAGGCCCGGGCCGCCGAGCTTTCTTTCGAATCGCGGGCCTTCATCGACGACGCCTTCGTCGCGGCCGAAAGCGGCGACACCTTCGAGTCGCGCAATCCGGCCACCGGCGAGATCCTCGCCCAGGTGGCGAGCTGCGACGCACCCGACGCCGCGCGCGCCGTGGCGGCGGCGCGCCAGGCCTTTGCCGGCGGCGCGTGGTCGCGCCTGGCGCCGGCCAAGCGCAAGAAGACCCTGCTGCGCCTGGCCGACCTGATGGAGGCCCACAAGCACGAGCTGGCGCTGATCGACACCCTCGACATGGGCAAGCCCATCTCGAGCTCGCTGGGCGACATGGCCGGCGCCATCGGCTGCATCCGCTACCAGGCCGAGTGCATCGACAAGCTCTACGGCGAGGTGGCGCCCACCGGCGAGGAGACCCTGGCCCTGGTGCTGCGCGAGCCCATCGGCGTGGTGGCGGCCATCGTGCCGTGGAACTTCCCGCTGATGATGACCGCCTGGAAGATCGCCCCGGCGCTGGCCGCCGGCAACAGCGTGATCCTCAAGCCCTCGGAGAAGTCGCCGCTCTCGGCGCTGCGCCTGGCCCAGCTGGCCCAGGAAGCCGGCCTGCCCAAGGGCGTGTTCCAGGTGCTGCCGGGCTTCGGCCACACCGTGGGCAAGGCCCTGGCGCTCTCCCACGAGGTCGACTGCCTGGCCTTCACCGGCTCCACCGCGGTGGGCAAGCAGCTGATGCAGTACGCCGGGCAATCCAACCTCAAGCGGGTCTACCTGGAGTGCGGCGGCAAGTCGCCGAATCTCGTCTTCGCCGACTGCAAGGACCTCGACCGGGTAGCCAGCCACGCCGCCGCGGCGATCTTCCACAACCAGGGCGAGGTATGCATCGCCGGCTCCCGGCTGCTGGTGGAGAATGCGATCCGCGACGAGGTCGTCGAGCGGGTACTCAAGGCCGCCGAGAGCATGCAGCCGGGCGACCCGCTGGACCCTGCGAGCTTCATGGGCGCCATCGTCGACGAGGCCCAGCATCGGCGTATCCTCGACTACATCCGCCAGGGCGTGGAGGAGGGTGCGCGGCTGCGCACTGGCGGCCAGTCGCTGGAAGGCCCGGGGCTGTTCATCCCGCCCACGGTGTTCGACGGCGTGACCCCGGCCATGACCATCGGTCGCGAGGAGATCTTCGGCCCGGTGCTGGCGGTGTTCGGCTTCGACAGCGAGGAAGAGGCCATCGCCATGGCCAACGACACGCCCTACGGCCTGGCCGCGGGGCTCTGGAGCCAGGACATCGACCGCATCCTGCGCGTGACGCGGCGCCTGCAGTCGGGCCAGGTGTTCGTCAACAACTGGGCCGGCGGCGACCAGACCATGCCCTTCGGCGGGGTCAAGCAGTCGGGCAACGGGCGCGACAAGTCGCACCACAGCCTGGAGGAGTACTCCGAGCTCAAGAGCGTGTGGATCGATCTGGCTCCCTGA
- a CDS encoding aspartate aminotransferase family protein, which translates to MQTQAYRQLDRDHHLHPFTDFKALAEEGSRIVTHAEGVYIHDSEGHRILDAMAGLWCVNLGYGREELVEAATAQLRELPYYNNFFKSTHPPAVKLAEALCRLAPAHMNRVFFTGSGSEANDTVLRMVRRFWALEGKPDKQWIIARENAYHGSTVAGLSLGGMAPMHGQGGPLVPKITHVRQPYWFGEGRPAGQDPGTFGRECAAALEAKILELGEENVAAFIAEPVQGAGGAIIPPESYWPAVKEVLARYDILLVMDEVICGFGRLGEWFGSMHYDLAPDLMPIAKGLSSGYLPIGGVLVGDRVAETLIERGGEFFHGFTYSGHPVCAAVALKNLELMQAEGVVERVRNDIGPYLAERWATLAEHPLVGEVRSLGLIGALELVDPDTGGRFDKSLGAGTLCRDICFELGLVMRSVGDTMIISPPLVISRAEIDELVSLARQALDDTERRLVARKQAAESPSREESRS; encoded by the coding sequence ATGCAGACCCAGGCCTACCGCCAGTTGGATCGTGACCACCACCTGCACCCCTTCACCGACTTCAAGGCACTGGCGGAGGAGGGCAGCCGTATCGTCACCCACGCCGAGGGGGTCTACATTCACGACAGCGAGGGCCATCGCATCCTCGACGCCATGGCCGGGCTGTGGTGCGTCAACCTGGGCTACGGCCGCGAGGAACTGGTCGAGGCGGCTACCGCGCAGCTGCGCGAACTGCCCTACTACAACAACTTCTTCAAGAGTACCCATCCACCGGCAGTGAAGCTGGCCGAGGCGCTGTGCCGGCTGGCGCCGGCGCACATGAACCGCGTGTTCTTCACCGGCTCGGGCTCCGAGGCCAACGATACCGTGCTGCGCATGGTGCGCCGCTTCTGGGCGCTGGAAGGCAAGCCCGACAAGCAGTGGATCATCGCGCGCGAGAACGCCTATCACGGCTCGACGGTTGCCGGCCTGAGCCTCGGCGGCATGGCGCCGATGCACGGCCAGGGCGGCCCTTTGGTGCCGAAGATAACCCATGTGCGCCAGCCCTATTGGTTTGGGGAAGGGCGGCCGGCGGGCCAGGATCCTGGAACCTTCGGTCGCGAGTGCGCCGCGGCCCTCGAGGCGAAGATTCTCGAGCTCGGCGAGGAGAATGTCGCCGCCTTCATCGCCGAGCCGGTGCAGGGGGCGGGAGGTGCCATCATCCCGCCGGAGAGCTACTGGCCGGCGGTCAAGGAGGTGCTGGCCAGGTACGACATCCTGCTGGTGATGGACGAGGTGATCTGCGGCTTCGGCCGCCTGGGGGAGTGGTTCGGCAGCATGCATTACGACCTCGCGCCCGACCTGATGCCGATTGCCAAGGGGCTCTCGTCCGGTTACCTGCCGATCGGTGGCGTGCTGGTGGGCGACCGCGTCGCCGAGACGCTGATCGAGCGCGGCGGTGAATTCTTCCACGGTTTCACCTACTCGGGCCATCCGGTGTGCGCCGCCGTGGCGCTGAAGAATCTCGAGCTGATGCAGGCCGAGGGCGTCGTCGAGCGGGTGCGCAACGACATTGGTCCCTACCTTGCCGAGCGCTGGGCCACCCTGGCTGAGCATCCGCTGGTGGGTGAGGTGCGCTCGCTGGGCCTGATCGGTGCGCTGGAGCTGGTCGACCCCGACACCGGCGGGCGCTTCGACAAATCGCTCGGTGCCGGCACCCTGTGTCGCGACATCTGCTTTGAGCTTGGCCTGGTGATGCGCTCGGTGGGTGATACGATGATCATTTCACCGCCGCTGGTCATCTCCCGCGCCGAGATCGACGAACTGGTGAGCCTGGCCCGACAAGCGCTGGACGATACCGAGCGGCGGCTGGTCGCACGAAAACAGGCGGCAGAGTCACCTTCAAGAGAGGAGTCCCGATCGTGA
- a CDS encoding gamma-glutamyl-gamma-aminobutyrate hydrolase family protein: MPSRPLVGVIACRREVEGHPAHVVTDKYLSALRAYGLAPVMLPVWQDAVDGDLLAHLDGLLLTGSYSNVEPSRYGAARAPENTRDDPHRDAAALAWIPAAIRRGLPLLGICRGFQELNVAYGGTLHQAVQNVPGLADHREPEADYATRYAPAHDVELLAGGRLAALYAEPHATVNSLHQQGIDRLGDGLRVEAVAPDGLIEAVSVVAAPAFALAVQWHPEWRTQEHPLYHALFVGFAAACRAHLADRAVAESLSI; the protein is encoded by the coding sequence ATGCCGAGCCGACCCCTGGTGGGCGTCATCGCCTGTCGCCGTGAGGTGGAGGGTCACCCCGCCCACGTGGTGACCGACAAGTACCTGAGTGCGCTGCGTGCCTACGGCCTGGCGCCGGTGATGCTGCCGGTCTGGCAGGACGCCGTGGACGGCGACCTGCTCGCGCACCTGGACGGCCTGCTGCTCACCGGCAGCTACTCCAACGTCGAACCCTCCCGCTACGGCGCCGCGCGCGCACCGGAAAACACCCGCGACGATCCGCATCGTGACGCCGCGGCGTTGGCCTGGATACCCGCCGCCATTCGGCGCGGCCTGCCGCTGCTGGGGATCTGCCGCGGCTTTCAGGAGCTCAACGTGGCCTACGGCGGCACGCTGCACCAGGCGGTGCAGAACGTGCCCGGCCTTGCCGACCATCGCGAGCCCGAGGCCGACTACGCGACCCGCTACGCCCCCGCGCATGATGTCGAGCTTTTAGCCGGTGGTCGCCTGGCGGCGCTGTATGCCGAGCCGCATGCGACGGTCAATTCGTTGCATCAGCAGGGCATCGATCGCCTGGGTGATGGCCTGAGAGTGGAGGCGGTGGCGCCGGACGGGCTGATCGAGGCGGTATCGGTGGTCGCAGCCCCGGCCTTCGCCCTGGCGGTGCAGTGGCACCCCGAATGGCGTACACAGGAGCACCCGCTCTACCACGCCCTGTTCGTGGGTTTCGCCGCTGCCTGTCGTGCCCATCTTGCCGACCGTGCCGTTGCTGAGTCGCTATCCATCTGA
- a CDS encoding glutamine synthetase family protein: MPPLSADQAREFLARHPDIDSIDLLISDLNGVMRGKRIPRDKLEKVCQEGVNLPASVFALDINGHTIEATGLGLASGDGDRVCRPIGGTLLPSPWLRNGRQGQLLMTMVEPDDSPFFADPRQLLSRQLGRLSERGLTPVVAVEMEFYLVDHERTPEGRIQPPRSPRSGERASQSQLYSIGELDEYADFLEDVQRAAERQGLPLDTALKECAPGQFEITLYHCDDALRACDSAVLLKRLIKGVALNHGFEATFMAKPYGREAGNGTHVHLSMLDASGRNVFADASGDPLGSATLHQAVAGLLALMPASMAICAPNFNSFRRFQPGLYVPMTPTWGFDNRSVALRIPSGSNDARRIEHRVAGADVNPYLLLAVLLASIEHGIAERLAPPAPVVGNAYEQFEPTLTNSWHRALDLLEASEPLQHALGRDFVHVFVANRRAERELALQTVSQLEYAWYLRHV; encoded by the coding sequence ATGCCGCCGCTCAGCGCCGACCAGGCCCGGGAGTTTCTCGCGCGCCATCCTGACATCGACAGCATCGACCTGCTGATCAGCGACCTCAACGGTGTCATGCGCGGCAAGCGCATCCCGCGGGACAAGCTGGAAAAAGTCTGCCAAGAGGGCGTCAACCTGCCGGCATCGGTCTTCGCCCTGGACATCAACGGCCACACCATCGAGGCCACCGGACTGGGCCTCGCCAGCGGCGACGGCGACCGCGTCTGCCGCCCTATCGGCGGCACGCTACTGCCATCGCCGTGGCTACGCAACGGCCGCCAGGGGCAACTGCTGATGACCATGGTCGAACCCGACGACTCCCCCTTCTTCGCCGACCCACGCCAGCTGCTGTCGCGCCAGCTGGGGCGACTGAGCGAGCGTGGCCTGACGCCCGTGGTCGCCGTGGAGATGGAGTTCTATCTGGTGGATCACGAACGCACCCCCGAGGGACGGATACAGCCGCCGCGCTCGCCCCGCAGCGGCGAACGCGCCAGCCAGAGCCAGCTCTACTCGATCGGCGAGCTCGACGAATACGCCGACTTTCTCGAAGACGTGCAGCGGGCGGCCGAACGCCAGGGTCTGCCACTCGATACGGCACTCAAGGAGTGCGCGCCGGGCCAGTTCGAGATCACCCTTTATCACTGCGACGATGCGCTCAGGGCGTGCGACAGCGCCGTCCTGCTCAAGCGTCTGATCAAGGGCGTGGCGCTCAATCACGGCTTCGAGGCCACGTTCATGGCCAAGCCCTATGGCCGCGAAGCCGGCAACGGCACCCACGTGCATCTCAGCATGCTCGACGCCAGCGGCCGCAACGTCTTCGCCGACGCGAGCGGCGATCCGCTCGGTAGCGCCACCCTGCATCAGGCCGTTGCCGGGTTGCTTGCGCTGATGCCGGCCTCGATGGCGATCTGCGCGCCCAATTTCAACTCGTTCCGGCGCTTCCAGCCCGGCCTCTACGTACCCATGACGCCCACTTGGGGCTTCGACAACCGCTCGGTGGCGCTGCGCATTCCCTCGGGCAGCAACGATGCCCGGCGCATCGAGCACCGGGTCGCCGGTGCCGACGTCAATCCCTACCTGCTGCTCGCCGTGCTGCTGGCCAGCATCGAGCACGGCATCGCGGAGCGGCTGGCGCCGCCCGCCCCCGTCGTCGGCAACGCCTATGAGCAGTTCGAGCCCACCCTGACCAACAGCTGGCACCGTGCCCTCGACCTGCTGGAAGCCAGCGAGCCGTTGCAGCATGCCCTGGGCCGCGATTTCGTCCACGTTTTCGTGGCCAACCGGCGCGCCGAGCGCGAGCTGGCCCTGCAGACGGTGAGTCAACTGGAGTATGCCTGGTACCTAAGACACGTGTAG
- a CDS encoding glycine zipper 2TM domain-containing protein, which yields MNKSIVIGTTLSVLGLGGLGFGAWQVQQAPRESGPQFAEVVAVQPVTRSVETPREVCEDVVVQHQAQAPSRDPHRIAGTAAGAVVGGLLGNQVGGGSGKTLATVAGAVGGGFAGREIQGRIEANQTQTYTTTQRQCHTVMDSAEETVGYDVTWRHGELTEVSRLDHRPQGDRVLLEEGQPRWDLPLASTDG from the coding sequence ATGAACAAGTCGATCGTGATCGGAACGACACTGAGTGTGCTGGGGCTCGGCGGACTGGGCTTCGGTGCCTGGCAGGTACAGCAGGCACCCCGGGAGAGCGGGCCGCAGTTCGCCGAGGTCGTGGCGGTACAGCCCGTAACCCGCAGCGTCGAGACGCCGCGTGAGGTATGCGAGGACGTCGTGGTGCAGCATCAGGCCCAGGCGCCCAGCCGCGACCCGCATCGCATCGCCGGTACGGCGGCGGGCGCCGTGGTGGGCGGGCTGCTCGGCAACCAGGTCGGGGGCGGTAGCGGCAAGACGCTGGCCACCGTAGCGGGGGCCGTGGGTGGTGGCTTCGCCGGACGCGAGATCCAGGGGCGCATCGAGGCCAACCAGACCCAGACCTACACCACCACGCAGCGCCAGTGTCACACGGTCATGGATAGCGCCGAGGAGACCGTCGGCTATGACGTCACCTGGCGTCACGGCGAACTCACCGAGGTATCGCGTCTCGATCACCGGCCCCAGGGCGATCGCGTGCTGCTCGAAGAGGGCCAGCCGCGCTGGGATCTGCCGCTGGCCAGCACGGACGGCTGA
- a CDS encoding NAD(P)/FAD-dependent oxidoreductase, with protein MSTQANAEHVASYYAATANPAPERPALVGDVECEVCVVGAGFTGISAALHLAEQGHRVVVLEAARVGFGASGRNGGQIVNSYSRDMDVIEARYGTDTARALGDMAFEGNRIIRDRIAGYAIACDLKEGNLFAACNHKQLAGLREHKALWERYGNQQLELLEGEAYRREIGSERYVGALVDHSGGHLHPLNLVLGEAAAFESLGGTIHEQTPVLEVRHGASVTLRTPQGSVRAQRVVMAGNAYLQGVLPELESKSMPCGTQIITTEPLPEALRRELIPHDMAVEDCNYLLDYYRFTADGRLLYGGGVNYGGQDPSDIAAVIRPKMLKTFPQLADTRIDYAWSGNFLMTLNRLPQFGRLRDNVYYAQGYSGHGVTCSHLAGKLIAEVMRGAAERFDAFAGLPHLPFPGGRLLRVPLSALGAWYYATRDRLGW; from the coding sequence ATGTCGACCCAAGCCAATGCCGAGCATGTGGCGTCCTACTATGCGGCCACGGCCAACCCCGCGCCCGAGCGTCCCGCCCTGGTCGGCGACGTCGAGTGCGAGGTATGCGTGGTGGGGGCGGGCTTCACCGGCATCTCGGCGGCCCTGCATCTCGCCGAACAGGGGCATCGGGTGGTGGTGCTGGAGGCCGCCCGGGTGGGGTTCGGCGCTTCCGGGCGCAACGGCGGCCAGATCGTCAACAGCTACAGCCGCGACATGGACGTGATCGAGGCCCGGTACGGCACCGACACCGCGCGGGCCCTGGGCGACATGGCCTTCGAGGGCAATCGCATCATTCGCGACCGCATCGCCGGCTACGCTATTGCCTGCGACCTGAAGGAGGGCAATCTGTTCGCCGCCTGCAACCACAAGCAACTCGCCGGACTGCGCGAGCACAAGGCGTTATGGGAGCGCTACGGTAACCAGCAGCTGGAGCTGCTGGAGGGCGAGGCCTACAGGCGCGAGATCGGCAGCGAGCGCTATGTCGGTGCCTTGGTGGACCACTCCGGTGGCCACCTGCACCCGCTCAATCTGGTATTGGGCGAGGCCGCGGCGTTCGAGTCGCTGGGCGGCACGATCCATGAGCAAACGCCCGTGCTCGAGGTGCGTCACGGCGCGAGCGTGACGCTGCGTACGCCGCAGGGGAGCGTGCGTGCCCAGCGGGTAGTGATGGCCGGCAACGCCTACCTGCAGGGGGTATTGCCGGAACTGGAGAGCAAGTCGATGCCCTGCGGCACCCAGATCATCACCACCGAGCCGTTGCCGGAAGCGCTGCGTCGCGAGCTGATCCCCCACGACATGGCGGTGGAGGATTGCAACTATCTGCTCGACTATTACCGCTTCACCGCCGACGGCCGGCTGCTCTACGGCGGCGGCGTCAACTACGGCGGCCAGGATCCCTCGGACATCGCCGCGGTAATCCGACCCAAGATGCTCAAGACCTTTCCGCAGCTGGCCGATACGCGTATCGATTATGCCTGGAGCGGCAATTTCCTGATGACGCTCAATCGATTGCCGCAGTTCGGTCGTCTCCGCGACAACGTCTACTATGCCCAGGGCTACTCGGGCCACGGAGTGACCTGCTCGCACCTGGCCGGCAAGCTGATCGCCGAGGTGATGCGCGGTGCGGCCGAGCGCTTCGACGCCTTCGCCGGGCTGCCGCACCTGCCGTTTCCCGGCGGGCGGCTGCTGCGCGTGCCGCTCTCGGCGCTGGGCGCCTGGTACTACGCGACGCGGGATCGGCTCGGCTGGTGA
- a CDS encoding ABC transporter permease subunit has protein sequence MRKPSFTTAMLIVGLVFLYLPMIILVVYSFNSSRLVTVWAGFSAHWYVELLRDQQILSAVWTSLRIAFFSASMAVCLGTLAAFVMVRFARFRGKTALSSMVTAPLVMPEVITGLSLLLLFVHMAQLIGWPADRGMVTIWIAHTTFCSAYVAVVVASRLREVDLSIEEAAMDLGSRPVRTFFQITLPVIAPALAAGWLLAFTLSLDDLVIASFVSGPGATTLPMVVFSSVRMGVSPKINALATLIILAVSLATFLAWYLMRRSEARRRQAMLQDMTAGR, from the coding sequence ATGCGCAAGCCATCCTTCACCACCGCGATGCTGATCGTCGGGCTGGTGTTCCTCTACCTGCCGATGATCATCCTGGTCGTCTACTCCTTCAATTCGTCGCGGCTGGTCACCGTGTGGGCGGGCTTCTCGGCACACTGGTACGTTGAGCTGCTGCGCGACCAGCAGATCCTCTCGGCGGTATGGACCAGCCTGCGCATCGCCTTCTTCTCCGCCTCCATGGCGGTGTGCCTGGGTACGCTGGCAGCCTTCGTGATGGTTCGCTTCGCCCGCTTTCGCGGCAAGACCGCGCTCTCCAGCATGGTTACCGCGCCGCTGGTGATGCCCGAGGTGATTACCGGCCTGTCGCTGCTGCTGCTGTTCGTGCACATGGCGCAGCTGATCGGCTGGCCGGCGGACCGCGGCATGGTCACCATCTGGATCGCTCACACCACCTTCTGCAGCGCCTACGTGGCGGTGGTGGTGGCCTCGCGCCTGCGCGAGGTGGATCTGTCGATCGAGGAGGCGGCCATGGATCTCGGGTCGCGCCCGGTGCGTACCTTCTTCCAGATCACCCTGCCGGTGATTGCGCCGGCGCTCGCGGCGGGCTGGCTGCTCGCGTTCACCCTCTCGCTCGACGATCTGGTGATCGCCAGCTTCGTCTCCGGCCCCGGCGCCACCACCCTGCCGATGGTGGTGTTCTCCTCGGTGCGCATGGGCGTGTCGCCCAAGATCAACGCCCTGGCCACGCTGATCATCCTGGCGGTGTCGCTGGCGACCTTCCTCGCCTGGTACCTGATGCGGCGCAGCGAGGCGAGGCGGCGACAGGCGATGCTGCAGGATATGACGGCTGGAAGGTAA
- a CDS encoding ABC transporter permease subunit, whose product MSNYTARLRRLLKPGRGWVIAVPLLWLTLFFLLPFGIVLKISLSEAAISIPPYGPIFDYANETLNVVVSFGNYLFLATDTLYVSAYWGSVKIALLATVLCLAIGYPMAYAMARAPAHWQLVLLLLVMLPSWTSFLIRVYAWMGILSNNGLVNNLLIWAGVIDSPIRMLNTNFAVILGIVYAYLPFMVLPLYANLTRLDVSLLEAAEDLGSRQFNTFLRVTLPLSKGGIIAGSMLVFIPAVGEYVIPELLGGPNTVMIGKVLWEEFFHNRDWPVASALAMVMLAILIVPIALFHRYQSRELQE is encoded by the coding sequence ATGTCTAACTACACCGCTCGCCTGCGGCGGCTGCTCAAGCCCGGTCGCGGTTGGGTCATCGCCGTGCCGTTGCTGTGGCTGACCCTGTTTTTCCTGCTGCCGTTCGGCATCGTGCTCAAGATCAGCCTCTCCGAGGCGGCCATCTCGATACCGCCCTACGGCCCCATCTTCGACTACGCCAACGAGACGTTGAACGTCGTCGTGAGCTTCGGCAACTACCTGTTCCTGGCCACCGACACGCTCTACGTCTCGGCCTACTGGGGCTCGGTGAAGATCGCTCTGCTGGCCACCGTGCTGTGCCTGGCGATCGGCTACCCCATGGCCTACGCCATGGCCCGCGCTCCGGCCCACTGGCAGCTGGTGCTGCTGCTGCTGGTGATGCTGCCGTCGTGGACCTCGTTCCTGATTCGCGTCTACGCCTGGATGGGCATCCTCAGCAACAACGGCCTGGTCAACAACCTGCTGATCTGGGCCGGCGTGATCGACTCGCCGATCCGTATGCTCAACACCAACTTCGCCGTGATCCTCGGCATCGTCTATGCCTACCTGCCGTTCATGGTGCTGCCGCTCTATGCCAACCTGACGCGGCTCGACGTCTCGCTGCTGGAGGCGGCGGAGGATCTCGGCTCGCGCCAGTTCAACACCTTCCTTCGGGTCACCCTGCCGCTGTCCAAGGGCGGCATCATCGCCGGCTCGATGCTGGTGTTCATCCCGGCGGTGGGGGAGTACGTGATTCCCGAACTGCTCGGCGGGCCCAACACGGTGATGATCGGCAAGGTGCTGTGGGAGGAGTTCTTCCACAATCGCGACTGGCCGGTGGCCTCGGCGCTGGCGATGGTGATGCTGGCGATCCTGATCGTGCCCATCGCCCTGTTTCATCGCTATCAGTCCCGCGAGCTTCAGGAGTGA
- a CDS encoding ABC transporter ATP-binding protein, translating into MEIRRVSKRFDGVLAVDDVSLSIRRGEIFALLGGSGSGKSTLLRILAGFEKPSEGQVVLDGVDITAMPPYERPINMMFQSYALFPHMTVAQNIAFGLKQDKLPRREIDERVAEMLRLVHMEGYARRKPHQLSGGQRQRVALARSLAKRPKLLLLDEPMGALDKKLRTEMQLEVVQILERVGVTCIMVTHDQEEAMTMADRVAIMADGWIAQVGTPMDVYESPANRMVAEFVGTVNLFEGEIVVDETDHCVIDSPALGRSIRIGHGVSTQADERRVWVAVRPEKTWLSRERPSVEANWAHGVVEDIAYLGGFSVYYVRLESGQLVKASMANTERRGDRPRWDEPVFVHWDDQSAVILHD; encoded by the coding sequence ATGGAGATCCGCCGCGTCAGCAAGCGCTTCGACGGCGTCCTGGCGGTGGATGACGTCAGCCTGTCGATCCGTCGCGGCGAAATCTTCGCCCTGCTGGGCGGCTCCGGTTCGGGCAAGTCGACCCTGCTGCGCATCCTGGCCGGCTTCGAGAAACCCAGCGAAGGGCAGGTGGTGCTCGACGGCGTGGACATTACCGCCATGCCGCCCTATGAGCGGCCGATCAACATGATGTTCCAGTCCTACGCGCTGTTCCCGCACATGACGGTGGCGCAGAACATCGCCTTCGGCCTCAAGCAGGACAAACTGCCGCGCCGCGAGATCGACGAGCGCGTGGCCGAGATGCTCAGGCTGGTGCACATGGAGGGCTATGCCCGGCGCAAGCCGCACCAGCTCTCCGGCGGCCAGCGCCAGCGCGTGGCCCTGGCGCGCTCGCTGGCCAAGCGGCCCAAGCTGCTGCTGCTCGACGAGCCGATGGGAGCGCTGGACAAGAAGCTGCGCACCGAGATGCAGCTCGAGGTGGTGCAGATCCTCGAGCGCGTCGGGGTGACCTGCATCATGGTCACCCACGACCAGGAGGAGGCCATGACCATGGCCGACCGCGTGGCGATCATGGCCGACGGCTGGATCGCTCAGGTGGGGACCCCGATGGATGTCTACGAGAGTCCGGCCAATCGCATGGTGGCGGAGTTCGTCGGTACGGTGAACCTGTTCGAGGGCGAGATCGTGGTCGACGAGACCGACCACTGCGTGATCGACAGCCCGGCGTTGGGGCGTTCGATTCGCATCGGCCACGGCGTCAGCACCCAGGCCGACGAGCGTCGGGTATGGGTGGCGGTTCGCCCGGAAAAGACGTGGCTATCCCGTGAGCGCCCGAGCGTCGAGGCCAACTGGGCGCACGGGGTCGTCGAGGACATCGCCTACCTTGGCGGCTTCTCGGTCTACTACGTGAGGCTCGAGAGTGGCCAGCTGGTCAAGGCCAGCATGGCCAATACCGAGCGCCGCGGCGACCGGCCGCGCTGGGACGAGCCGGTGTTCGTCCACTGGGACGATCAGAGCGCCGTCATCCTGCACGACTGA